The sequence GTGGAAAGCATGGCCCTGGTTTTTCATGAGAGCTGTCTGTTTTGATTCCAGTTAGAGGTCCCTGTTCCAGACTGTGGTTCTGCTCTATGGGTCCTTGGTACTGGTTCTGATGCTTGTGGACTTCCTATGTTTCTATTGTGAGTGGGGTCTTACAGTAACATTAGCTCTTAGGAGGCATGTCACCCGTCCCCGCTGGATCTCTAGCCTCTTCTTCCCCTACAGTAACAAGACACAGCAGCAGCACTACCTTGGCAATGGGAGGGACTCAGGAGTCCTATGTGAGCACAAGATTCCTCGAGACTCCTCTTGTTTCTAAAGCaacagaggacacacacaacaAATAGGCAATTTGTTTGACCCATTAAAGACAGTGTCCTAGGGCAaggttccccaaccctctcctctggtcgggtgattgtggaggccaggtcatctgatgcagcactccatcttggtcaaatagcccttacacagcctggaggtgggttgggtcattgtactactttgaagaatctaaaatctaaaatatatattgatttgtttaacacattggttactacataatttcatgtgtgttagttcatagttttgatgtcttcactattattctacaatgtagaaaatagtaaaaataaagaaaaacccttgaatgagtaagtgtgtccaaacttttgactggttctgtatatatttttttatttgtatgtttagctcacataatttagaagtatgcattaaggtgtctttaATATAATAAGTGTgtcaaaaacgaatgtagacattaataaatgcatttatatagcttccaaaatatatttttttacaattgaGGAGTACCAAGTTGGCAGTAGCTTCAATACagcgccccctgtcagtcatccaaGGTTTATACTCATTATTGGTTGAAACCTCTTGCTTTGAAATTAATTTCCATcactggaggttggtggcaccttatttgGGGAGGATGGCCTTGTAGTAATGGCAGGAACataataagtggaatggtatcaaagaggtttccatgtgtttgatgtaattCAATTCActcagttccagccattattatgagcatcctcccctcagcagcctcctgtgatttcCAACATCCAGAAATTGAACATAAATATTTAAGGCTAGATGCAGTTTTTAGTGATGAAATTATTTAGATACAATGGATTCGTTTTTAATGAAATCATTCAGATGTATTAACATTGCAAGTTTTTTTGTCAGCCTTCTAAAGTCTTGGTGGTTTTGGTTTACAAACAATAACTGAGACATTGGAAATCTAGTGGAAATAGGAAAGGGAAGAAAAAATGATCCATATTATAAGAAGGTGCAAGTCAATAATTTGTGTTTCTCTGTGCATTATAGAACAACATAAATAATATGTTGGAAACATTAAACACTTGTAGAAATTGTCAGGGAATGCAAAGGAAATGCATGAGGGGAAGAAATGTCAGCAAGATAAAGgaatagcatcagcaatccagtgTTTATATATGTAATTAGTTTCAACTCGTCGGACAACTGCACAGCATGCATTCAATACACTGATCTGACCTCCCACAATCGAACGGATCAAGTTCTCTCACACCCATCTCCAGCAGCGTATGGAGCTGGAGGCAAGAGCTGAAAATGACCAGGAAGATGCTCTACAAATGTCGGCACCCAGCGAAGACACGTTTCCGAGGTGAGCAGGACGACTATGAGATGAGGTTACGTCCGGATGCCACCAGGCCTCAAGCAAAGTCGGGAGAATATGAATAATGGGACAAGGACACAAAAATGTGGATTTctgaggaggaatagagggaacAAATAGGAAGAAGAGGTCGAAGAGAATGAGGAAAGCAGAGGtttggatttgaatttgaggaAGATGGCGATAAAAATGGAGATAGGGTGTTGAAGAAGACTGGTGTCAAGTGCAAACAGAGTGAGCTGTGCGCCAGACCGAattctggaggtgaaatggaagtgaatgagggcgaGTTAAGTGAGGTGGAAATTGTGTTGAAGAACTCGAAACCTGAGCCTGGCATCAATGGACATGATAAAGAAGAATCTGGTCCAGTAGGAGTGACATTTTTGTAGAAAGGGGATCCTTGCTTTTTAGCGGATCCATTTCTGGTTTCAGGGTGGATGAGAAAGGAGGTGAGTGCATTTGaatcagtgaaggtaacctgttgtgaacttgtgatatttgtttgtatttattatgacCAGAGGGAGTGGACGCTCTATGTCACGCTACTTGGGTCAAGATCTGCACCATTGAAAGGAATGATTTCTGGGGTAGTGTTAAGTGTAAAGGTGAAGTTgaagattcctggtgtttgtgatgcCTGCTGTTTGGTGCAACCCAGACCCGGTGGGGAGCGCTGTGAAACCGTCACTGTCAGCCCTTTTGAGTTGTGTCGGTCTTTACCTGACAAAGTCAAGTTAGGATATATCAGTTATCCTGTTTGAGCGTTTGTGCCGGATCCACTGCGCTGTTTCAGGTGCAACGTGTACGGTCATGTAGCAGCAgtttgtaggagggagattccaagatgtgggaagtgtgcaggagggcgtGGGATATAAAGGATTGTGTCGTTTCTGTGGATAAAGTTGTGTGTCAACTGTAAGAgtgcccatgttgctggggatcggaagtgtccggggggagagaggcaggttgaggtggctagagtcagagtagtgcaggtgttgtatgctgaggcagtgaaaaaagtagagtagtagatctgtgccagcacagagggataggccaaccaGTGATATATGCTTCTGTAACGTTGGTTTCTTAGCTttcatagcaatggttattaACTAACGCAGAAATGGaacataaatcacagaaaatagatgttgtggtggcagctgcagaaaAGTATTTGGATATacaagatttgacttcagaagagttccagggtgtgttgagtggtggtgtcccgtcctcccaggcctTTCGCATGTTGCatgagcagatagggtcaaagtagctGAATGGtatagtgggtttttaatgagtgtagggttagttggaagggtgttttatttctatatatgtgtgtgtgtattagtattAAAGTATAGCCTAATGGatttttatattgtagtccagttgagggcggtaatgcaacatattggatgccaaagggtaaagtctacaaaactttgtccactctgttcataacagatttttgttttgggaacagaaaattcACAGAAAATTcaattgagatcaaatgtttcatcatgagaatttgcagaatgtcggccaaaaccCATCACGtttcatcttctcccactgccggccagtgGGTTTCCtttcactaccatatttggtaatGACTGGAAACGcaaagcggatgcttcacatttatacatccggtgaagtATCTGTAGCATTGATCGCAACGTTGTACGGATTGTTTTGTTTACGCTACCGCGAAACGCAGAGTTGCTGATGAATtggtttggatttggcttcaacGGCTTTGGGCAAATACGAGCGAATGAAAAATTGACTGATGGGGAAAGTGCCGGAGATGCCAACGTGACATATCCAATCTCTATTGATATTGTTTGTCGGAATCTGGAAGAGGAGCCTGTCCAAATCTGTCAACATAATAGCAATGTTGATACGCAGATCAGGACGAGTTGGAGTCGAAGAGCAGCTCTGCATTCAAATAGTGAGTAGAGTACTCAATTCGATCATCCTTTACGAAAAGAGATTGCAGTTAGAGCttagtataactgcagtatgctgaCAAATCCTGCGTCCAAAATAACCATcgactgcagtttcaaaacggctatatttttttgtaagggcTGCCTTCTCGTGATTGTAACTCTGCAAGTCTGCAACCCGCTCAACCAGAGACCGCAGTGAAAGGTTGAAAACTGCATGAACCAGTTTCAAGTGTATCAATGAAGTTCCAACCATGTACCTCAATTCGCCAACCTACATGGACTGTTTCAAAGTTTCCACTTAACTGTATCATTTGTTTACGTTTCAGGTGATGGAAGGCTGTGTCTGGCAGGTTTTGGAGTAGGGACCCCCAGTCAGAGAGGTTGTGGCTGCTGTGTAGAGGAAAGCCGAGGGTGCCAGGATGCACATATCAGCGAGGGATATCTGGCCCTGTCTTTCACAGACAGAGTAGAGTGCTGGAACTCTGAGCGAAATGAGAAGAAACCAGGATGGAGTATGGTGATTCCAGATAATACTGGTATTGATTCATACTGACTGGAGCTGTAGCATAGTTGGTACCACCCACAACCCCTAGAATTAAGTAAATATTGTTATTTCCCCCACTCAGGTCCATGGCAAATATATTGAAGCTCTAATCAAGTTGCATTTCAATAATGTTGTAATCATAATGTATTCTTGTGTTTTGTAGGGCCCTCACTAGCATTCCCATTAGTTCCAGGAGGGTACATAGCTTCCAACCCTCCCTTTTACCGCCCACTTTCCCCACAACTACTGGCTGTTAGCCTGGCACTAGGCACAGAGCACGCAGTCCTCCTCACTGCCTCTGGAGACATCTACACCTGGGGCTCAGGCAGGTGAAGACAACAAATGTCATGTTTCGTAAATGAATTAACAAATCCTGTACAACAGTTTAGTCAATAGGCATTTTTTCAGCACACCTTTCATAGGTTACTGATTACTATTTTGGGTACATCAGACATGGCAAAATGAACGACAGCTTAGGATCTGTATTAAATGTTCTGAAAACCTTGCTCCCTGGTGTTGTTGGCAGCCATGGGCAGCTGGGACATGGGGACCTGAGCCCGCAGGAGGAGCCCAGAGCAATGGAGGCACTAATGGGTATGCCCATGAGCACTGTGGCCGCCGGGGGTTGGCACTCTGTCTGCACCAGTGGTAAGAGGGATGGAATGGATGGAACTTACAAAAGAATGATAAAGTAGAGTGATTGCATTACATTATTCAGTCAATGTGATCACCAGTCTGGTCCACAGCTGGGGGAGACCTGTACGTGTGGGGCTGGAATGAGAGTGGCCAGGTGGGACTGCCATCACAAGCCCTAAGAGGAGAGCAGCAGAAGAGCCAGGACACAGGTCTGCCTGTCTGAAAtctgtgttgtattttgggaGGGCAGACCCACCAGCTCAGCTTGTTTTAATATTCAGTGTTCATGCAGGCAAATGGATGATACTTAAAGACCCCAAATTGGCTGCGTTGCAAAACACCTACATTGAGGTTCTGGACTGGTGTAGATATTGTTTATCTGAACTGCTGTATGTTTAGGTGGTGCCAGCACATGTGAAGATCAAGAGGAGAGCAACGACGAGGTGTTCATATCAATACAGGCCTTCCCAGCCCTGGTGGATGTTACTAAGTCATGTGAGGTCAGCAAGATCAGCTGTGGGTCGCGTCACACTGCCGCAGTCACAAGTAAGAGCCCTTTACACAAGCTGCCTCAAACTGCTAATTTAGAGAGATGACACTGAGTattttttctatttattttccaGGTACAGGTGATCTCTACACTTGGGGCTGGGGTAAGCTTTAAATGTCAAATATTCTAGTCTACATGGCTTTGAGTAGGCCTGTGTATTGAATAAATAGCCATTATGTATTTCAGCTAGGAATTCATATCAATGAATGGATAGACATGGCCTTTTCTCATATGCACGGCTACACGCTTTGCATTTGCCACCGTTTCAGGTGAATACGGCCAGCTGGGACAGGGGACTGTGAACAGTTCAGACGAGCCAAGACGGGTAGAGTTTTTCAAGGACCAGGGGCTGCGTGTGGTGGATGTAGTGTGTGGACCATGGAACACCTTTGTTTCTGCTATCAAAGAggacccctctctccatcctgacACAAATATCCTTAATCCTCTGTAACCAAGGACTACATAGAATGGAAAAACTGCCTGTAGGAGTTGAGCACTAAGGACGGTGCACAGATTGATTGACTAGCTGTTTATTTTTTCAGACAAATAAAGTGAAGTCAGTGACTAAGACTTGATTACTTTTATTATAGCTATTTATAAATTTAAAAAACTTTAACAGTTAACCACATAAGGATACATTATTTATTGATAATTGCCGTCCAATTAACCTCTTAAACAACAATTATAAGATACTAGCTTCCATTCCAGTAAAACGCTTAAAATATGGTCTTTCTAGTTTGATTAATGAGTGCCAATCTGGATTTTTGAAAGGGTATCATATTTCAAACAATAATCAGGCTGGTCTTGGACTTGATGGAATATAGTGATTTATTAGATGACAATCCtgctattacattttttttatttcaaaaa comes from Salmo trutta chromosome 7, fSalTru1.1, whole genome shotgun sequence and encodes:
- the rccd1 gene encoding RCC1 domain-containing protein 1 isoform X2, whose translation is MNWFGFGFNGFGQIRANEKLTDGESAGDANVTYPISIDIVCRNLEEEPVQICQHNSNVDTQIRTSWSRRAALHSNRLPSRDCNSASLQPAQPETAVKGDGRLCLAGFGVGTPSQRGCGCCVEESRGCQDAHISEGYLALSFTDRVECWNSERNEKKPGWSMVIPDNTGPSLAFPLVPGGYIASNPPFYRPLSPQLLAVSLALGTEHAVLLTASGDIYTWGSGSHGQLGHGDLSPQEEPRAMEALMGMPMSTVAAGGWHSVCTSAGGDLYVWGWNESGQVGLPSQALRGEQQKSQDTGGASTCEDQEESNDEVFISIQAFPALVDVTKSCEVSKISCGSRHTAAVTSTGDLYTWGWGEYGQLGQGTVNSSDEPRRVEFFKDQGLRVVDVVCGPWNTFVSAIKEDPSLHPDTNILNPL
- the rccd1 gene encoding RCC1 domain-containing protein 1 isoform X1 — encoded protein: MNWFGFGFNGFGQIRANEKLTDGESAGDANVTYPISIDIVCRNLEEEPVQICQHNSNVDTQIRTSWSRRAALHSNRLPSRDCNSASLQPAQPETAVKGDGRLCLAGFGVGTPSQRGCGCCVEESRGCQDAHISEGYLALSFTDRVECWNSERNEKKPGWSMVIPDNTGPSLAFPLVPGGYIASNPPFYRPLSPQLLAVSLALGTEHAVLLTASGDIYTWGSGSHGQLGHGDLSPQEEPRAMEALMGMPMSTVAAGGWHSVCTSVWSTAGGDLYVWGWNESGQVGLPSQALRGEQQKSQDTGGASTCEDQEESNDEVFISIQAFPALVDVTKSCEVSKISCGSRHTAAVTSTGDLYTWGWGEYGQLGQGTVNSSDEPRRVEFFKDQGLRVVDVVCGPWNTFVSAIKEDPSLHPDTNILNPL
- the rccd1 gene encoding RCC1 domain-containing protein 1 isoform X3, which gives rise to MNWFGFGFNGFGQIRANEKLTDGESAGDANVTYPISIDIVCRNLEEEPVQICQHNSNVDTQIRTSWSRRAALHSNSDGRLCLAGFGVGTPSQRGCGCCVEESRGCQDAHISEGYLALSFTDRVECWNSERNEKKPGWSMVIPDNTGPSLAFPLVPGGYIASNPPFYRPLSPQLLAVSLALGTEHAVLLTASGDIYTWGSGSHGQLGHGDLSPQEEPRAMEALMGMPMSTVAAGGWHSVCTSVWSTAGGDLYVWGWNESGQVGLPSQALRGEQQKSQDTGGASTCEDQEESNDEVFISIQAFPALVDVTKSCEVSKISCGSRHTAAVTSTGDLYTWGWGEYGQLGQGTVNSSDEPRRVEFFKDQGLRVVDVVCGPWNTFVSAIKEDPSLHPDTNILNPL